TCAACTCGGCTTGACGCCAATTAAATGGTCAGATTAAGTTGCAGACTTAAGAGCGCAGCATTCTTATTGCGGCAAGTGTTGCTGGCGATACAACCAAACGCCGATGATGACCGCGGGCATATAAAGCGCATAAATCAAGGTAAAGAACGTCAACCAGCCGCCAAACGCTGCATTAATCAGCAGTAAGGCCACATATAAAATGCCATCAACAATCCAATTAATCGGTTTTCTGAGTTGGGTGGTTACCGTTATTAGCAATGCAGCGGTAACCAGTAAAATGAAGATGTTCAGCAAAATGATGATCAGTGCCACCCCCTGGATGGAATTATAGCCAAGCCAAACAGTTTCAACAAGGAAACGTTTTAATCAGCGACTTCGAGACAAAGAAAAAGGCCCAGAAAAAATCTGAGCCTGCCCCTGCCAAGGAACCTAATATAGCATAAAAAGTCTCCATGGCACTAGTCCTTTGGCAAAAAAGAAAGCCGCTGGTAGTAAGTCTACCAGCAGCAAGACATTATTTCTTCAGTTGTTGCAACGCTTTTTCAATTGTCTCGCCCTTACCAATGTGCTTAGCATTGTGCGGATCAATCGCGATAAATTCTTGCGTCTTCATGTTCAATTGGATTCGATATCCCATCAGAATCCCTCCATTCTTAAAAAAATGTGAATGGCCTTCGGTAGCGATTGAGTGTATGTTACTCACTTATTGTTAGGAAGTCAAGAGCGTGAGCAGGAGCGCTTAGAAATCGGAGTGTAAGTGGCCTCAAGCCTAAATGGCTGGGCTTTGGCCATTTAGGCTTGAGGTCCTTACACAGAGATTTCTGCGACTGCGAACGCGTTTCAAAGCCGGATTGCCCTACAACCCTTACTCCTCTATGACCTGGCTTAGGCCATTGCCCCCAAGGTTCTTACACGCAGACTTCTGCGCCAGTGATCGCGTTTCAAAGCCCGATTGCCTAACTACAAGAGCTGTAGCGTCCCTTCCACATCCTTAAAACCTTTTACACACCCTCACAAAGTTCAAGTTCCTCAACATTCCGTTGACGCCTACCCGCGCTTCTCGTATACTTAATAACGATTTGTGCCAGTAGCTCAGCTGGATAGAGCAACGGTTTTCTAAACCGTTTGTCCCGGGTTCAAATCCCGGCTGGCACACTTAAAGTAAGCAGTTTGTCCTCAAAAAGCCCGATGTTTCGGGCTTTTTGTGTTACCAAAGTTTACCTAAATCCTGTCCTTAAATAGCTTCTGTGCCAGTAGCAACTTCCCTGGAGGCCTCATTTTTTAATTGCAACCGGTGATCAACCATTTCGTAAATCTTTACGCCATATGCTTGCGCCAAGGCTTCCTGATAATGATGCGCGACTTCAATGACCGTTGCGGGTAACGTGTAGATGATGCGATGAATTTTATCAGCATTGACCTGATCAAGGCTTGAAGAAATCTCATCAAGTAAAAAGATAGGACTCTTGCGCAACAATCCACGCGCAATCGCAATGCGCTGCGCTTGCCCACCTGATAGATTACTGCCGTTATCAACAATTTTGAAATCAAGCACATGCTCACCCAATTCCTGATCAAGGCCCACCAACCGCAAAACTGCCAAAACCGCGGCATCATCGTAGGCCTGATATAACGTGATATTATCCCGCAATGTACCATTAAACAACCAGACATTTTGTGACACCAAAACAAAATCACCAGCATGCAGCGGCTGACCGGCAAAACGAATCGCACCTTGAGATGTCACTTGACCGGTGATGGCTTTTAGAAGGGTTGTCTTACCTATTCCAGAAGGACCGGTCACAATGACTTTGCTTCCCGGTTCAAGTCGGATATTGACATCACTCAAAATTAAATGCTGATCGCGCACCACGGTTAGATCGCTGATCTCAAGCTGACCTTCCAGCACTTCAGGCTTTGGCTCCCCATCATCAACCTTGGATATTTCAAATTTACCAGCCGCCGGTAACACGCGCAGCTGACTCGTGCTAACAATTTGGCTTTGCCATTTGCTCAAACTGCGAGCGCCGCCTACAACAGAATCTGCCGTCATTGTCAGTGTCAAAACGACGCTGGTCGTCACACCAAACAATCCTTTGGCCATCAAGAGGAGGCCAATAAAAAGTGGTAGCAAAAAAGCCGCAATGGCAAATAGCCAAGACACATATTGGAATAAATATTGGAAGTTATTCATTCGCTCATAGTCGCGTTCTTCTTGGCTCAGGTGCTGCTTAAATCGGGTGAAGAAGACCGGCCAGGCTTTAAAATTAAAGATTTCCATTCGGCCTTGAAAAATGTCTTTCATACTCAAGACCAAACCGGCATTGGTATTAGCCCAAATGTTCGACTTTTTTGCCAGGCTCTTTCTGCCAAAGTGACTCGGAAGCAGTGACAATGCAGAAAATAACACATAGACCAAACTTAACACGACATTGGTTTTCAGGATAAAAGCCACAGCGATGATCAAGCCAATCACTTGTTGCAGCATGTTGATAAGTCCGACAAAGTAGGCTTGTTCAATTTGTTTCGCAACGCCGGTCACATCATTGATCGTGTCAGAAACTTCCGTGACGTCAGTGCCTGCATGCGCGACTGAAGCAGTAAAATACGCGGTTTTGAGTGCCTGATTCAATACCCGGACGGCCCGCTGCTGGGCGCGAAAAAACAGATACAACGATGTATAGGTAACGAGATAGGCAGCTGCAGCTAATGACACATAACGCCCACAGCGTCAAGATTGCTGAAGTCAATATTGACCAGCTGACCGAAAACCACGCCATTTAAAATTGGCTCCAAAGTGCTTGTCAGGCTCAGTAAAAATAGCACCACTATTAAAGTCAGCGGCAACTGTCGAATAACCCAACGTAAATTAATCTGACGTTCTTGATGAACCATCCACTTCACGTCCTTTTCCCGAGACGGCGTAAACTTATGACGATGTTGTCTTCAACCGTGGACGATATTTTTTAAAGTCGGAATGGCAATGTTAGAGTACTTTTCGCCAAGTCAACCTGATAATGCGTGGTTTTTGTCGGGCGAATGGTTTGCGCCATATCGGCACCATGGATGATCAAGGCAAGCTGCCGGCCGGTCGGTGAGTGATAGTGCGTCGGTTGCAGATCCAGACTCACGTGAAAAAACTGTCCCGGTGTGATCTGCTGCACTTCGTAGGCGTTTTTAGGATTTTGCAAATTAATATGCCCTAACGTTATCAGTTTGCTTGGGGTCGTTTTAGCAGCCGGCTTGAATTCGACGATGTCAGTTGTTTTAAAGTCAAAACCTAACTGTAAATCATTGGCCGCAACGGTGGCTGCGGTTTCGCCAAAACGCTTGGCCTCACCGAGATCCACGAGCCGAACACTGAGAATGCCGGTCGGCGCATCAACTGCCAGCGTCAGCTCAAGGTGCGGAATGCCTTCCAGAATCCGATCACGGTCAAGCACTGGCTGAGTCAACCACAACCGGCTGTTAGCGTACGCACTGTTAGGGGTGATAATGGCCTTTTCGAAACTGGCGCTGGTGTCACGTTGCGCCTCAAACGTTGCCGTGGCATGATCAGTAAACTGATCGGTGGCTGCTTCAAAGTCATTCTTCAGGTTGAACTCAGTTGTCACATGCTCAGCTTCCGGGTCAGCAAAATCGGTATAGGCTGACCAGGTTTGCGGGGTCACGTTATCTTGCACAATGACATTCGGCAAAGCTCGCGCAGCATCATTGGCGACCCCTAGCAGTTCATGTGTCAGCCACAAGTTCATCATGTCCAAAAAGTCTAGCGAGCGGACGTTGTGGACATAGACATGTTGCCCTTGATGTAAAATCAGTTTCTTTTGAATCGGCAAATCTGCAATTGCCTGCCAGAAGCGAATCGCATTTTTTGGTTTGACATTCCAGTCATTAAGCCCGTGAATCAACACCACGTCGGCTTTGACGTTGGCGGCATTTTTGCGGTAATTACGCGCATCCCACCACGCCGTATACGCGCCGGTTGTCCGATCCTGATCACGGGTGATCGCAGCAAGATGCCGCTCCCAAGCCGACTTGATGCGAATCATATCGCCGCCGGATTTCTGCCGGGAAAACGTATCAACTGCCAAAACATCAGCGTCTTCACCTTGAAAGCCGCCGGGCGCCACAACCAAACCATTTTCGCGGTAATAATCATACCAGCTAGAAATGCCGGCATCGGCAATGATGGTTTTCAACCCTTCAACGCCGGTCGTCGCCGCAGCAATGGCCAGCGTAGCTAAGTAGGACTTACCGGTCATCGCAACTTTGCCGGTTGACCACCAAGCCTTAATGGCAACGCCAGCAGTACGGTTCGTGAACGCCCGGCGCTTACCGGTCAGCCATTCGATCACTGCCACAGCCCCGGCCGTTTCCTCAGGTCCACCAATGGTCCGAAAGCCGTCTGAATACCGCGTCCCGACTCCCGCTGAGTAAACCACAGCAAATCCGCGCGCAAGAAAATAATCATTGAACGCATACATACTATTTTCTTCGGCATAGGCCTCTGCTTCCGTCGCCTCACCAGTAACGACCCGTTTCGGTAAGTCTTCAGTTTGAATCGGTGTAGCCGTTACTTCCGCCTTCGAGGCCCCATGTGACTTGACTGCCAAAACCGTTTCCGGAACATGCGTCGCAGCCGTCACATCATTGGTCCCATGAAAATAAGGATTGGCGGTAAATAGAACCGGAACCTTCAATCCTTGCTCGGTGGCTTTCGGTCGATAAATGCTTGCTTCTAAAAGATCGCGCTGCCCATCGTGGTCCGAATCGACATCAGACTCGATCCATACTACCTCGCGAATGGCTTGGCGGGCATCGAAAACCTGTTGCACTTTACCATTAAACAATAAAGGTTTCGGTTGGGTTGACGACGACTGAAAATCCTTGAAAAAGCCACGATTGGCTAAATCATCGAGAAAGTTGACTAAATGTTTGGTTCGCGTCGTCAGCAATAAGTAGCTAGCCTTAAGCAGATCCCTAGTATCAAGCAGATCGTGATCAACACTTGGCAGCTCTGTAGCCGCCATAAAAGCCAACGGATCACTCAGGTCAAAGTCGGTAAAGGCTTCGAACCCCAGCAGTTGCAAAGCTACATTATAAAAGTCGCGCCGGGTCATCTGCGTGGGTCCCGATGCCAACCATTCAGCCAGATTCTGTCGCGAATTAACTGCAATCTGAGCAAATTTATCTTGTTTTGCAGCGAGCTGATATGCCTCTGGGAAAAAGGCCGCGTACAAGGCTGCCGCAGTATTGGCAAAATGGCCTTGGGAATCTGCCGGCAAGCCGATGCGAGCAAGTTCCGTTAATTGTTGGCTAAATTCAGGGGTTAATCGAGCGAATTGGTTTAATTTCATGAGCAGTGCCGTCCTTTATGAGAGAAATGTGATAAATTCAGTGTAGCCATCTCATTTAGCGTTTTCAACTATTAACCCGCATAAACGCACCTACGATGGCGGTGAGTTTTTCATAAGCACTGTTAACGCAAAAAGACTTCAGACGCCATCACGCCTGAAGTCTTTTTAAATTACTGAATGCTTGACTGTTTTTACCAGTTAGTCAAGGAAAAGGTTAACAACAGCTTTCGGGTGGCTGGAATTAATACAATTCCAGGTATTGTTGCCGTTCCCATTCGGAAACCTGCTGGCGGTATGCGGACCATTCGAGGTTCTTCGAATCCATAAAGCTTTGATACAAATGTTCACCCAGGGCAGCCTTGACCACGTCATCAGCCGCCAATGCCTTCAACGCATTGTGCAAGGTTGATGGGAGGTCTTGAATATGATTTGCTTTACGTTCGTCGTCTTGCATCCGATAAATGTTACGATCTACCGCTTCTTCCGGCTTCAACTGGTTCTTGACGCCATCAAGGCCGGCCTGAAGGATTGCTGCAATGGCTAAGTAAGGATTGGCAGTCGGATCAACCGAGCGTAACTCCAAGCGGGTTGATAATCCCCGTGACTGCGGTACCCGAATCAGTGGTGAGCGGTTTTTGCCGGACCAAGCCACATAAACCGGGGCTTCAAATCCTGGCACCAGTCGTTTGTAGGAGTTGACGGTTGGGTTGTTAACCGCGGTCAGCGCATAAGCATGGCGCAAAACGCCAGCAAGGAAATGCATCGCCGTTTCACTCAACTGATCGTCGGTATTTGGATCATAGAAAGCATTGCCTTTGTCGTAGAAAAGGCTCATGTTGATGTGCATGCCGCTACCGTTGATGCCGTGAAGTGGTTTAGGCATGAATGTCGCGTATAAGCCATGTTTGCGGGCAATGGTTTTGACCACAAGTTTGAAGGTTTGAATGTTATCGGCAGCGTCTAACGCATCGGCATATTTGAAGTCAATTTCATGCTGGCCCGGTGCCACTTCATGGTGGGAAGCTTCGACTTCAAAGCCCATCTTTTCCAACTCAAGGACAATATCACGCCGGCAATTTTCGCCCATATCAAGCGGTGCAAAATCGAAGTAAGAACCATGATCATTCAGCTTCGTTGTCGGATTGCCGTTTTCGTCAAGTTTAAACAAGAAGAATTCCGGTTCAGGGCCGATATTGAAAGCTGTGAAGCCGGCTTCTTTCATTTCATTCACGACACGGATCAGATTGTTACGCGGATCGCCGCCAAAAGGTGTGCTGTCTGGACGATGAACCGAGCAGATCAGCCGGGCAATCTTACCGTGATCATTCTCCCACGGGAACAATAGCCAAGTGTTAAGATCCGGATAGAGCAGCATATCGCTTTCTTCGATTCGAACAAAACCGTCAATCGACGAACCATCGAAGGTAATCTTATTATTAAGCACCTTTTCCAACTGGGAAATCGGCACCTCGACGTTCTTAATGATCCCGTTAATGTCGGTAAACATCAGGCGCAAGAATAAGACGTTCTCATCCTTAACTGTCTGGCGAATCTCATCAGCGGTAATTGCTTTTCTTGCCATATACGTGAACTCCTATCTTTAGTGTGATTGTCGGAAGCCGATGGTAGGACCCGGATCCGGGCTTTGATTGAGTCGACTCTGATTCAACAGTTCGTCGCGCAACACTTTGCGAACTTCGGCATCGCTATCCTCGCGATGACGTGGATGCTTCAACCGCTTGACGTCAGCCAGCGTGAAACCATCGGCCATCTGACTGCGGATTTCCAGCAGTTCATCAACGTCATTAAGCGAATAAGTTCGGTGATTGCCGGCATTGCGCTCGGGCTTGACCAATCCCTGGGCTTCATAGTAACGAATCTGGCGGGCAGTCAAGTCTGTTAACAACATAACTGTACCAATCGGCAAAACCGATCGCGTTCTCAGATCAGCGATCTCAGCCATAGGCATCCTCCTTTACAACGATGTCAGCTTATCAAACCAGATAAACGGTGTCAACGCAACATGTAAGCTTTTCTAACATTTAACGTAAAAAATGAAAAAATTTTATTTTTACGGTCAACTTGTTATAGACCAATATGTTGAGCCAATTATTCAAAAAGAAGCGCTTTCTACTAAGTCAACTTGCCACGCTTGTCAGTATTATCCAAGCAATCCGAAATCTTACCGCGCCAAATTCTCTCTAGGTATTTTCAACTATGAAACGTGTGATAACAGTAACTAGGTTTCTGAAGGGACGTTGTCGTCATGACCTTACATTTACACGTTGGGTACACCCCGACCATGAAATCTGTCAACTTACCCACCGATTGGCTGCCGTTTAATAATTACCCTTTGGCAGCTTTCAATGCAGTGGTGGTGCATGCGGCCGATCAAAATGTCTTTGACCAACTTGTTGCCAGTGAACTGCCTTTGCCGGTCTTTGTCATTGGCCACCGCCAAAATGATTCAACCGGCCAGCTGGACGTGACTGAAGCACCGCGACTTGATGCTAATTTGCTCACTCAAATCACCGCGGCAGCGACACATTACGAAAAGACCATGATTCCTGCTTTTCTAAATGATCTACTGAATTTTGCGCAGGCAAATCCCACAAGCTTTGCCACCCCCGGTCACCACAGCGGCCATTACGATCGATTAGCGCCCGCTGGTTATTTACTTTATCAAGCCTATGGCGACACTTTTTTTGCCAGTGATACCAGCGATGTCGTCACTGCGCTGGGGGACATGCTGACACATGGCGGCAGTCCGCTGGCAGCTGAACAAGCCACGGCGCGGTTATACCACGCTGATGAAACTTATTTTGTCACCAATGGCACGACTGGCTCCAACAACATTGTGGCTAGTGCGTTGTTGACGCCAGGTAATCTGGTCTTGTTTGACCGCAATAATCACAAATCATTTTATAATGCTGCGCTGGTGCAAAATGGGGCGCGCCCAGTTTACCTTGACACCCTCCGTACCCAACGCGGATTAATCGGTCCACTCGACCTTACTGATATCAGCGCTAACCGGCTACGCCAACTGGTTGCGAGCATTGATCCGCAAAAAGCCCAAGAACGCCATCCGTTTAGACTGGCCATTCTTGAACTCGAAACCTTCGATGGAATTGTTCCTAATGTTCGCCAGTTACTTGATCTTTTTGGCCCATTGACGGATTACATCGCCTTTGACGCTGCTTGGGGCGTCTATGAGCCGTTCATTCCGGCCATGAAG
Above is a window of Lacticaseibacillus casei DSM 20011 = JCM 1134 = ATCC 393 DNA encoding:
- a CDS encoding ATP-binding cassette domain-containing protein, with translation MSLAAAAYLVTYTSLYLFFRAQQRAVRVLNQALKTAYFTASVAHAGTDVTEVSDTINDVTGVAKQIEQAYFVGLINMLQQVIGLIIAVAFILKTNVVLSLVYVLFSALSLLPSHFGRKSLAKKSNIWANTNAGLVLSMKDIFQGRMEIFNFKAWPVFFTRFKQHLSQEERDYERMNNFQYLFQYVSWLFAIAAFLLPLFIGLLLMAKGLFGVTTSVVLTLTMTADSVVGGARSLSKWQSQIVSTSQLRVLPAAGKFEISKVDDGEPKPEVLEGQLEISDLTVVRDQHLILSDVNIRLEPGSKVIVTGPSGIGKTTLLKAITGQVTSQGAIRFAGQPLHAGDFVLVSQNVWLFNGTLRDNITLYQAYDDAAVLAVLRLVGLDQELGEHVLDFKIVDNGSNLSGGQAQRIAIARGLLRKSPIFLLDEISSSLDQVNADKIHRIIYTLPATVIEVAHHYQEALAQAYGVKIYEMVDHRLQLKNEASREVATGTEAI
- a CDS encoding Xaa-Pro dipeptidyl-peptidase, whose product is MKLNQFARLTPEFSQQLTELARIGLPADSQGHFANTAAALYAAFFPEAYQLAAKQDKFAQIAVNSRQNLAEWLASGPTQMTRRDFYNVALQLLGFEAFTDFDLSDPLAFMAATELPSVDHDLLDTRDLLKASYLLLTTRTKHLVNFLDDLANRGFFKDFQSSSTQPKPLLFNGKVQQVFDARQAIREVVWIESDVDSDHDGQRDLLEASIYRPKATEQGLKVPVLFTANPYFHGTNDVTAATHVPETVLAVKSHGASKAEVTATPIQTEDLPKRVVTGEATEAEAYAEENSMYAFNDYFLARGFAVVYSAGVGTRYSDGFRTIGGPEETAGAVAVIEWLTGKRRAFTNRTAGVAIKAWWSTGKVAMTGKSYLATLAIAAATTGVEGLKTIIADAGISSWYDYYRENGLVVAPGGFQGEDADVLAVDTFSRQKSGGDMIRIKSAWERHLAAITRDQDRTTGAYTAWWDARNYRKNAANVKADVVLIHGLNDWNVKPKNAIRFWQAIADLPIQKKLILHQGQHVYVHNVRSLDFLDMMNLWLTHELLGVANDAARALPNVIVQDNVTPQTWSAYTDFADPEAEHVTTEFNLKNDFEAATDQFTDHATATFEAQRDTSASFEKAIITPNSAYANSRLWLTQPVLDRDRILEGIPHLELTLAVDAPTGILSVRLVDLGEAKRFGETAATVAANDLQLGFDFKTTDIVEFKPAAKTTPSKLITLGHINLQNPKNAYEVQQITPGQFFHVSLDLQPTHYHSPTGRQLALIIHGADMAQTIRPTKTTHYQVDLAKSTLTLPFRL
- the glnA gene encoding type I glutamate--ammonia ligase — its product is MARKAITADEIRQTVKDENVLFLRLMFTDINGIIKNVEVPISQLEKVLNNKITFDGSSIDGFVRIEESDMLLYPDLNTWLLFPWENDHGKIARLICSVHRPDSTPFGGDPRNNLIRVVNEMKEAGFTAFNIGPEPEFFLFKLDENGNPTTKLNDHGSYFDFAPLDMGENCRRDIVLELEKMGFEVEASHHEVAPGQHEIDFKYADALDAADNIQTFKLVVKTIARKHGLYATFMPKPLHGINGSGMHINMSLFYDKGNAFYDPNTDDQLSETAMHFLAGVLRHAYALTAVNNPTVNSYKRLVPGFEAPVYVAWSGKNRSPLIRVPQSRGLSTRLELRSVDPTANPYLAIAAILQAGLDGVKNQLKPEEAVDRNIYRMQDDERKANHIQDLPSTLHNALKALAADDVVKAALGEHLYQSFMDSKNLEWSAYRQQVSEWERQQYLELY
- a CDS encoding MerR family transcriptional regulator, with product MAEIADLRTRSVLPIGTVMLLTDLTARQIRYYEAQGLVKPERNAGNHRTYSLNDVDELLEIRSQMADGFTLADVKRLKHPRHREDSDAEVRKVLRDELLNQSRLNQSPDPGPTIGFRQSH